From a single Saccharomonospora amisosensis genomic region:
- a CDS encoding DUF4352 domain-containing protein — MSDQAQNQTPANNPKSNGRRKWPWLLGGLAIIFAVTISCSDDQQAATNNNGSDTTAQNEQPQQQAPPEQEQAEAGIGQPVRDGKFEFTVEGIERASSVGDDAVMTEEAQGEFAILTVTVENIGNEAQPLSDADQYVYDASGRQYSTDSMAALSIMGNDVLFNPINPGNSVTGKLVFDVPPGTELTSAELHDSAFSNGVTVSLE, encoded by the coding sequence ATGTCCGATCAAGCGCAAAACCAGACACCAGCGAACAATCCCAAGAGCAACGGCCGTCGCAAGTGGCCATGGCTTCTCGGAGGACTAGCCATCATCTTCGCCGTCACGATCAGTTGTTCCGACGATCAGCAGGCGGCCACGAACAACAACGGCTCTGACACGACCGCTCAGAACGAGCAACCGCAGCAGCAGGCACCACCGGAGCAGGAGCAGGCGGAGGCCGGGATCGGCCAGCCGGTTCGCGACGGCAAGTTCGAGTTCACCGTCGAGGGTATCGAGCGGGCCTCGAGCGTCGGCGACGACGCCGTCATGACCGAGGAAGCTCAGGGTGAGTTCGCCATCCTGACGGTGACCGTCGAGAACATCGGCAACGAGGCACAACCGCTGTCCGACGCGGACCAGTACGTGTACGACGCCTCGGGGCGCCAGTACTCGACCGACAGCATGGCGGCCCTGTCGATCATGGGTAACGACGTGCTGTTCAACCCGATCAACCCGGGCAACTCCGTGACGGGCAAGCTGGTGTTCGACGTGCCACCCGGCACCGAACTCACCAGCGCGGAATTGCACGACTCCGCGTTCAGCAACGGCGTGACGGTCAGTCTCGAATGA
- a CDS encoding maleylpyruvate isomerase family mycothiol-dependent enzyme: MGEFSWLGDPIDARTAFAPERQALLTDLRGLAPEQWELPALPGWTVKDLAAHLLGDDYGRLGRTRDGYDAGAGPRQDEPFATFIHRLNQEWVDACVRFSPRCLLDSLEFTGEQVARLWSVVEPGEYGTPVSWAGADPAPMWLDRARDFTEYWVHRQQIREAVGQPVSNEVEALSLVLDTFARALPFTLRGVSRPEGTRFRLTIDGAAGSTWVVTETGEGWSLDASLPGPVAAEVELAADTAWRLCTRTIEPSTAISRGRLDGDRELAEAACEIVSIIR; this comes from the coding sequence ATGGGTGAGTTTTCCTGGCTTGGCGATCCCATCGACGCCAGGACCGCGTTCGCGCCCGAACGCCAGGCGCTACTGACCGACCTGCGAGGCCTGGCCCCCGAGCAGTGGGAGCTGCCCGCCCTGCCGGGGTGGACGGTCAAGGATCTGGCCGCGCACCTGCTCGGCGACGACTACGGCCGCCTCGGTCGGACCAGGGACGGCTACGACGCGGGAGCGGGGCCACGCCAGGACGAGCCGTTCGCGACGTTCATTCACCGGCTGAACCAGGAGTGGGTGGACGCGTGCGTGCGGTTCAGTCCCCGGTGCCTGCTGGACAGCCTCGAGTTCACCGGTGAGCAGGTTGCGCGGCTGTGGTCGGTTGTCGAGCCCGGCGAGTACGGCACGCCGGTTTCGTGGGCCGGTGCGGACCCGGCCCCGATGTGGCTGGACCGGGCCAGGGACTTCACCGAGTACTGGGTTCACCGCCAGCAGATCCGTGAGGCGGTGGGGCAACCGGTATCGAACGAGGTGGAAGCGCTCAGCCTGGTGCTGGACACGTTCGCGCGGGCGTTGCCGTTCACGCTGCGTGGGGTGAGTCGGCCAGAGGGCACGCGGTTTCGGCTGACCATCGACGGCGCGGCCGGATCGACCTGGGTGGTCACGGAGACCGGCGAAGGGTGGTCGCTCGATGCCTCGTTGCCGGGACCGGTCGCGGCCGAGGTCGAGTTGGCTGCCGACACTGCGTGGCGGTTGTGCACGCGGACCATCGAGCCATCGACGGCGATCAGCCGTGGCAGGCTCGACGGTGACCGGGAACTGGCCGAGGCCGCGTGCGAAATCGTGTCGATCATTCGCTGA
- a CDS encoding YciI family protein produces the protein MRFMIIRKADEETEAGVLPSQELLEAMGAYNAELAEAGVLRAGEGLQPSAKGAKVKFSGGKPHVVDGPFTETKELIAGFTIIEVESYEEALEWVKRWPSLDGNGEVELELRRIFEADDFGEEFTPELREQEERLREQIAE, from the coding sequence GTGCGATTCATGATCATCAGAAAGGCCGACGAGGAGACCGAGGCGGGGGTGCTCCCCAGCCAGGAGCTGCTCGAGGCGATGGGCGCCTACAACGCCGAACTCGCCGAGGCGGGAGTACTGCGCGCGGGTGAGGGGCTTCAGCCAAGTGCCAAGGGCGCGAAGGTCAAGTTCTCCGGTGGTAAGCCGCACGTGGTCGACGGGCCGTTCACCGAGACCAAAGAACTGATCGCGGGCTTCACGATCATCGAGGTCGAGTCCTACGAGGAAGCGCTCGAGTGGGTCAAGCGCTGGCCCTCCCTCGACGGCAACGGCGAGGTGGAACTGGAGCTGCGGCGGATCTTCGAGGCCGACGACTTCGGCGAGGAGTTCACCCCGGAGCTTCGGGAGCAGGAGGAGCGCCTGCGCGAGCAGATCGCGGAGTAG
- the dinB gene encoding DNA polymerase IV: MFVLSEGPILHADLDAFYASVEQRDDPLLRGRPVIVGGGVVLAASYEAKAYGIRTAMGGRQAMRLCPAAVVVPPRMSAYSEASKAVFEVFKDTTPIVEGISIDEAFLDVGGLARISGTPAQIAARLRREVADRVGLAITVGVARTKFLAKVASGVAKPDGLLVVPPDAELDFLHPLPVERLWGVGRVTAGKLRERGITTVGQVAELGEPALVAMLGRASGRHLHALAHNRDPRPVHVGRRRRSMGAQRALGRRSRSAAELDADLTALVDRLTRRLRAAARVCRTVVLRLRFADYTRVTRSHTMAEPTANTEPILATARGLLSSAMPMIDANGLTLIGVALTNLHTEGAVQLMLPFDEAAAGTLDATLDSVRDRFGSAAVTRAALLGRAQGIAMPLLPD, from the coding sequence ATGTTCGTGTTGAGCGAGGGGCCGATACTGCACGCGGACCTCGACGCGTTCTACGCGTCGGTCGAGCAGCGTGATGATCCTCTCCTGCGCGGGCGGCCCGTCATCGTGGGTGGCGGCGTGGTGCTCGCGGCCAGCTACGAAGCGAAGGCATACGGCATCCGCACGGCCATGGGAGGCAGGCAGGCCATGCGGCTGTGCCCGGCGGCCGTTGTGGTGCCACCTCGCATGTCGGCCTACTCCGAAGCGAGCAAGGCGGTGTTCGAGGTCTTCAAGGACACCACACCGATCGTCGAGGGCATCTCGATCGACGAGGCGTTCTTGGATGTCGGCGGACTCGCCCGGATCTCCGGCACGCCGGCACAGATCGCCGCGCGGCTGCGGCGCGAGGTGGCCGACCGGGTGGGGCTGGCGATCACCGTCGGCGTAGCACGCACCAAGTTCCTGGCAAAGGTCGCCAGCGGCGTGGCCAAGCCGGACGGCCTGCTGGTCGTGCCACCCGATGCGGAACTGGACTTCTTACACCCACTGCCGGTCGAGCGACTATGGGGAGTCGGGCGGGTCACAGCTGGCAAGCTGAGGGAGCGGGGCATCACCACCGTGGGGCAGGTCGCCGAGTTGGGCGAACCCGCGCTGGTCGCGATGCTCGGCCGCGCGAGCGGGCGCCACCTGCACGCGCTGGCGCACAACCGCGACCCCCGGCCCGTGCACGTCGGCCGCCGCAGGCGCTCGATGGGCGCGCAGCGCGCGCTCGGCCGAAGATCGCGGTCGGCCGCAGAACTGGACGCCGACCTGACCGCGCTCGTCGACCGTCTCACCAGGCGGTTGCGTGCGGCGGCGCGGGTCTGTCGCACCGTTGTACTGCGGCTGCGCTTCGCCGACTACACACGGGTGACCCGCTCGCACACCATGGCGGAGCCCACCGCGAACACCGAGCCGATCCTCGCCACCGCACGCGGACTGCTTTCCTCGGCGATGCCGATGATCGACGCGAACGGTCTCACCCTCATCGGGGTAGCGCTGACGAACCTGCACACCGAGGGTGCCGTGCAACTCATGCTGCCCTTCGACGAAGCCGCCGCCGGAACTCTCGACGCCACGCTCGACTCGGTACGTGACCGGTTCGGCTCGGCCGCCGTCACCCGTGCCGCACTGCTCGGTCGCGCTCAAGGCATAGCGATGCCGCTGCTGCCGGATTGA
- a CDS encoding protein-tyrosine phosphatase family protein — protein sequence MGEAATLPNSVQLPDGAWVRGRGLRRPVQGGPTPDYGLYLGGTRLRRRHEDSLHWPHDWVHWPDGWLPTDWQSAADSLVRLHERALAGESVEIACHGGLGRTGTAVACLVTLCGLTPGAAARWAREHYNRRAVELPWQRLWIHWFAKRSRAAR from the coding sequence ATGGGGGAAGCAGCGACGTTGCCCAACTCGGTCCAACTACCTGACGGCGCGTGGGTACGCGGGCGCGGACTACGCAGGCCCGTCCAGGGCGGACCCACACCGGACTACGGGTTGTACCTCGGCGGCACGAGGCTACGTCGCAGGCACGAGGATTCACTGCACTGGCCGCATGACTGGGTGCACTGGCCGGACGGCTGGCTGCCCACCGACTGGCAGAGCGCCGCGGACAGCCTGGTCCGGCTGCACGAGCGGGCGCTGGCGGGCGAATCCGTGGAGATCGCCTGCCACGGGGGTCTGGGGAGGACGGGAACCGCCGTGGCATGCCTGGTCACTCTGTGCGGGCTGACTCCTGGCGCAGCGGCGCGCTGGGCCCGCGAGCACTACAACCGGCGAGCGGTCGAACTGCCGTGGCAACGGCTGTGGATTCACTGGTTCGCCAAGCGAAGCCGTGCGGCCCGTTGA
- a CDS encoding MmcQ/YjbR family DNA-binding protein → MPTWDDVVAIGRTLPQVQESTWYGTPGLKVAGKGFARLRTEAEGGLVLLCGLDEKAALLASGDPAFYTTPHYDGYGVILVDLDRVDHEQLAELVEQAWFGRAPARLRKARDG, encoded by the coding sequence ATGCCGACCTGGGACGATGTCGTGGCTATCGGGCGGACGCTGCCGCAGGTGCAGGAGTCGACCTGGTACGGAACGCCGGGATTGAAAGTAGCGGGCAAGGGCTTCGCGCGACTGCGCACCGAAGCGGAGGGCGGGCTCGTGCTGCTTTGCGGTCTCGACGAGAAGGCCGCTCTGCTCGCCTCCGGTGACCCGGCGTTCTACACCACGCCGCACTACGACGGATACGGCGTGATTCTGGTGGATCTGGATCGGGTCGATCACGAACAACTCGCCGAACTCGTCGAGCAGGCGTGGTTTGGCAGGGCCCCCGCGCGGCTGCGTAAGGCCAGAGACGGCTGA
- a CDS encoding type II toxin-antitoxin system VapC family toxin has translation MYLVVVICLAGLLLVAAAITVGYEDQRAARRHAKQRRARLARLGEPDPFVPARLHANLDRFPPN, from the coding sequence GTGTACCTCGTCGTTGTCATCTGCCTGGCGGGCCTGCTGCTCGTCGCCGCCGCGATCACCGTCGGGTACGAGGACCAGCGGGCAGCGCGCCGCCACGCCAAGCAACGCAGGGCACGGTTGGCCCGGCTCGGCGAGCCGGACCCGTTCGTGCCCGCCCGGCTGCACGCGAACCTCGACCGGTTTCCACCGAACTGA
- the mug gene encoding G/U mismatch-specific DNA glycosylase, with amino-acid sequence MAVQALDDVIDYGLRVLFCGINPSVRSGATGHHFAHPANRFWSTLHRSGFTPRKLQPSEQFALLDYGLGVTNLVDRVTVRANELTKEELKQGGERLTAKVARYRPRWLAMVGLTAYRAAFGRPSAVVGAQAEKVSGVPVWLLPNPSGLNAHWTPAGLAEEYARLRVAAS; translated from the coding sequence ATGGCCGTGCAAGCACTCGACGACGTGATCGACTACGGCTTGCGGGTGCTGTTCTGCGGTATCAACCCCAGCGTTCGCTCCGGCGCCACCGGCCATCACTTCGCCCACCCGGCGAACCGGTTCTGGTCGACCCTGCACCGCAGCGGTTTCACCCCGCGCAAGCTCCAGCCGAGCGAGCAGTTCGCACTGCTGGACTACGGCCTTGGCGTCACAAACCTCGTCGACCGGGTCACCGTCCGTGCCAACGAGCTGACCAAGGAAGAGTTGAAGCAGGGTGGCGAACGGCTGACCGCCAAGGTCGCGCGGTATCGCCCGCGCTGGCTGGCGATGGTCGGACTCACCGCGTACCGTGCGGCCTTCGGGAGACCGTCCGCCGTGGTTGGAGCGCAGGCGGAGAAGGTCAGCGGTGTGCCCGTATGGCTACTGCCCAACCCGAGCGGGCTGAACGCCCACTGGACCCCGGCCGGTCTCGCCGAGGAGTACGCCCGGCTGCGGGTCGCCGCGTCGTGA
- a CDS encoding LuxR C-terminal-related transcriptional regulator, which yields MAHSIERGRTGPGTAGGRVLTVAALDSVPVYREGLNAVVSRTPGLRWVGHAATQHASMQLCEQLHPNIVAVDSGLDPQGHLIRLLSDGHPMMIIVVLLRQAHVGATFISAMLSAGAHGVVPRDADPRRLGEALRKAFVDRRYTDPSLAPLLARQRHTTGGDGRVGADTHRPRMPLSRREYQVLQLVAEGLENAAIAKTLFLSVETVRTHVKSILRKLSARDRTHAVSKAFRSGILVARAEGSPPGEGAPPGEGEAPPAAVGNTIA from the coding sequence ATGGCGCACAGCATCGAAAGGGGCAGAACCGGCCCCGGCACGGCGGGCGGCCGCGTGTTGACCGTCGCGGCACTGGACTCGGTTCCCGTTTATCGGGAAGGACTCAACGCGGTGGTGAGCCGCACCCCGGGGCTACGTTGGGTCGGACACGCGGCAACGCAGCACGCATCCATGCAACTGTGCGAACAACTGCATCCGAATATCGTCGCTGTGGACTCCGGCCTCGACCCGCAGGGCCACCTGATCCGGCTGCTCAGCGACGGACACCCGATGATGATCATCGTCGTGCTGCTGCGGCAGGCACATGTCGGCGCGACCTTTATCTCCGCGATGCTATCGGCGGGAGCACACGGGGTCGTGCCGAGAGACGCCGACCCTCGGCGCCTCGGTGAGGCGCTGCGGAAGGCGTTCGTCGACAGGCGCTACACCGACCCTTCGCTCGCACCGTTGCTTGCCCGGCAGCGGCACACGACTGGCGGCGACGGCAGGGTGGGTGCCGACACGCACCGGCCGAGGATGCCGTTGTCCCGGCGTGAATACCAGGTGCTGCAACTGGTCGCGGAGGGACTGGAGAACGCGGCCATCGCGAAGACGCTCTTCCTGTCCGTGGAAACCGTGCGCACGCACGTGAAGAGCATCTTGCGCAAGCTCTCGGCGCGGGACCGTACACATGCGGTGAGCAAGGCGTTCCGCTCCGGCATTCTCGTCGCGCGTGCCGAGGGGTCACCGCCCGGCGAGGGAGCACCTCCCGGCGAGGGCGAGGCGCCACCCGCGGCGGTGGGTAACACGATCGCCTGA